A single region of the Raphanus sativus cultivar WK10039 chromosome 1, ASM80110v3, whole genome shotgun sequence genome encodes:
- the LOC108846804 gene encoding uncharacterized protein LOC108846804 translates to MHMLKLKNPDSVSYVEVDAAKRFKYLFFAFGASIEGFVAMRKVIIVDGTHLKHVYGGVLLVATAQDPDRHHYPIAFGVVDVISDVDGLMFLSDRNASLINSRQVFPTAAHGYCVWHLSQNVKGHVFNNRDVCAIKFRECAYAYTVAEFDVLYDAFSRKYPSAAEYLEKSVEVGKWAKYYFEGDIYNVDTTNAAESINGVLREARKYFMLPMIDVIIKKMAEWFNKHRKKAAQIPATKKLVPTVETQLSKRSLEARCLDVVEINSFHLEYNVNGSDGKVYTVDLARKMCSCRCFDIDKILCVHACAAAKFLSIGTDLHLQDFCSVYYTVELWALAYCRTIYHVPHQSEWVIPDEIRALKVLPPLYDKKKGPIQKQRFPSAGESLGRGRGRGRGRGRGRGRGRRGGRLYEYFECGSTSATAE, encoded by the exons TTTGGAGCTTCCATAGAAGGGTTCGTAGCGATGAGGAAAGTTATCATTGTGGATGGAACACATCTTAAGCATGTTTATGGTGGAGTTCTGCTTGTTGCGACGGCTCAAGATCCTGATCGTCACCATTACCCTATTGCATTTGGTGTAGTTGATG TGATATCAGATGTAGACGGATTGATGTTTCTTTCGGATAGAAATGCGAGCTTGATCAATTCACGTCAGGTGTTCCCAACGGCCGCACATGGGTATTGTGTCTGGCATTTGTCTCAAAATGTCAAAGGACATGTATTCAACAACAGAGATGTTTGTGCAATCAAGTTTAGAGAATGCGCATATGCTTATACAGTGGCTGAGTTCGATGTTCTCTATGATGCTTTTTCCAGAAAGTATCCTTCTGCTGCCGAGTATCTGGAAAAGAGTGTTGAAGTGGGAAAATGGGCAAAATATTACTTTGAAGGAGACATATACAATGTTGACACAACCAATGCAGCAGAATCTATCAATGGTGTTCTTCGGGAAGCGAGGAAATACTTCATGCTACCGATGATTGATGTTATCATTAAGAAAATGGCTGAATGGTTTAACAAACATAGGAAGAAGGCAGCCCAAATACCAGCCACGAAGAAGCTTGTGCCTACAGTAGAAACCCAGTTGTCCAAAAGATCTTTGGAAGCGAGGTGTTTAGATGTGGTTGAGATAAACAGCTTTCACCTTGAATACAATGTCAATGGTAGTGACGGAAAGGTTTATACGGTTGATTTGGCAAGAAAAATGTGCAGCTGCAGGTGCTTTGATATAGACAAAATCCTGTGTGTTCATGCATGTGCTGCTGCCAAGTTCTTGAGCATTGGAACGGACCTCCATCTACAAGACTTTTGTTCGGTATACTATACGGTGGAGCTTTGGGCGTTGGCATACTGTAGGACGATTTATCATGTGCCACATCAGTCTGAATGGGTTATACCAGATGAAATTCGAGCACTCAAAGTTCTTCCTCCattatatgataaaaagaaaGGACCCATTCAGAAGCAAAGGTTTCCATCAGCCGGAGAATCTCTTGGACGTGGAAGAGGGCGAGGAAGGGGAAGGGGAAGAGGAAGGggaagaggaaggagaggcGGACGTTTGTATGAGTATTTTGAGTGTGGAAGTACTTCTGCAACCGCCGAGTAG